The following coding sequences lie in one Rutidosis leptorrhynchoides isolate AG116_Rl617_1_P2 chromosome 4, CSIRO_AGI_Rlap_v1, whole genome shotgun sequence genomic window:
- the LOC139844408 gene encoding clavaminate synthase-like protein At3g21360, which produces MAQEQSLFSEVVSLQPKSDGEILFPAVLHPNPKVPKLVQLTEAIKANKEWIDSLLYQTGAILFRGFPVFTASDFSDVVESSGYDDFPYEEAGTGSRTKISGRVYTANESPPEQKIGFHHELSYANEFPLKLFFFCKVEPGSGGETCIVQSHVIYDKMKQKHPKFVADLEEKGLTYMRVLGKESDLSSPAGRGWMDIFKTDDKSVAEERANKTGNKLEWMGENVKLIIGPKPGFRYDEGRQRKIWFNNVAILYGGTTDKLNNDPTKEVVFGDGEVLPSYEVNELLKMLDDECVALQWQKGDVLLLDNLAVLHSRWPLLAPPRRILASLCK; this is translated from the exons ATGGCACAAGAACAAAGTCTGTTCAGTGAAGTTGTAAGTTTGCAGCCAAAATCTGACGGCGAAATCTTGTTCCCAGCAGTTCTGCATCCTAACCCGAAAGTGCCGAAGCTTGTTCAACTAACAGAAGCTATTAAAGCCAACAAAGAATGGATAGATTCACTCCTTTATCAAACTGGTGCCATTCTCTTTAGAGGTTTTCCTGTTTTCACTGCTTCTGATTTCAGCGACGTCGTTGAATCGTCTGGCTACGATGACTTCCCCTATGAGGAGGCCGGTACAGGATCAAGAACTAAAATTAGTGGACGCGTTTATACTGCTAACGAATCACCACCTGAACAGAAGATTGGTTTCCACCACGAATTATCTTAC GCTAACGAATTTCCTTTGAAGTTATTTTTCTTTTGCAAAGTCGAACCAGGAAGTGGAGGAGAAACATGTATAGTTCAAAGTCATGTGATTTACGACAAGATGAAACAGAAGCATCCAAAATTTGTAGCGGATTTGGAAGAGAAAGGATTGACTTACATGAGAGTTCTCGGAAAAGAATCTGATCTGTCTTCGCCTGCAGGCCGTGGCTGGATGGACATTTTTAAGACTGATGACAAAAGTGTAGCAGAGGAAAG GGCTAACAAGACAGGAAACAAACTAGAATGGATGGGAGAAAATGTAAAACTTATAATAGGTCCTAAACCCGGATTTAGATATGATGAGGGACGACAGCGCAAAATCTGGTTCAACAATGTTGCAATCTTATATGGCGGAACTACGGATAAGCTAAACAATGATCCAACAAAAGAAGTTGTTTTCGGTGATGGTGAAGTGTTGCCTTCTTACGAAGTGAACGAGTTATTAAAGATGTTGGATGATGAGTGTGTTGCGTTGCAATGGCAAAAAGGAGATGTGTTACTGCTCGATAATTTGGCAGTTCTTCATTCACGTTGGCCGTTGCTGGCCCCACCACGTCGCATACTTGCTTCCTTGTGTAAATGA
- the LOC139839404 gene encoding protein PAF1 homolog, with translation MTSYRPFPPPPPPSQANFGPPPPPRANYTTLPPPSLAPPPQTNQYSQNWGYLNSNFQQGGYAAPPSNPVPNQQQFGSHPPPPPPPESAYPPPPPPSQAAPPGQMYLPSSRYAQLQQPPPPPPSSPPSSSVPPPPPPPSQPPSPPPPPSSSVSISNQPKENRHDGYKRSSKDMESSKGRDRLLSHHAGPSRHHSKSSNLPPMPARKSNGPPGRVEAEEERRLRKKREMEKQRRDEKIRQQLKESQNKILQKTQVISSGIKPHGSVSGSHMDDRRATPFLTGERIENRLKKPTTFICKLKFRDELPDSTSQPKLMSIRRDKDRAVKYAVTSLEKVHKPQLHVELDLGIPLDLLDLSVYNAPKDEMLHVAPEDEKLLQEDVTVTPIKNDGLKRKERPTDKGMSWLVKTQYISPLSTDATRQSLTEKQAKELREKRGNALLDNLNSREKKIKDIKASFDACKTLPVHATNKNLHPVEILPLFPDFERWEDQFVVATFDGPPTVDSESYNKMDKSVRDAHESQAVMKSYVASTSDSAKPDKFLAYMVPSVGELSKDIYDDGEDVSYTWVREYHWDVRGEDADDPTNFLVSFGESEARYMPLPTKLMLRKKRAREGKTGDEVEHFPVPASITVRQRPNVSVEMKESEIYVGSKGRSSNARHDSRMDMEDDVIQHHNGMDVDDDMDQYSGAEYDVSD, from the exons ATGACATCATACAGGCCATTccctccaccaccaccaccttctCAAGCAAATTTTGGACCTCCGCCACCTCCGCGGGCTAATTACACTACACTTCCACCTCCATCGCTTGCTCCACCTCCACAAACCAATCAGTATTCTCAAAATTGGGGATATCTAAATTCGAACTTTCAACAGGGTGGTTATGCAGCTCCACCAAGTAATCCTGTTCCCAATCAACAACAATTTGGGTCTCATCCACCACCACCTCCGCCACCAGAATCTGCATATCCGCCACCACCACCTCCTTCCCAGGCTGCACCACCAGGACAAATGTATTTACCGTCTTCTCGGTATGCTCAGTTACAACAGCCACCACCACCTCCGCCTTCCTCTCCCCCGAGTTCGTCTGTCCCACCCCCACCTCCTCCTCCATCACAACCGCCATCACCGCCTCCTCCTCCTTCTTCATCTGTTTCAATTAGTAATCAACCTAAGGAAAACAGACATGATGGGTATAAGAGGTCTTCTAAAGACATGGAGAGTTCTAAAGGGCGAGATCGATTGCTTTCCCATCACGCGGGTCCTTCTAGACATCATTCCAAGTCTTCTAATTTACCTCCTATGCCTGCTAGAAAATCAAATGGCCCTCCTGGCAGGGTTGAAGCTGAAGAAGAAAGAAGGTTGCGTAAGAAGAGAGAAATGGAGAAGCAAAGGCGAGACGAAAAAATCAGGCAGCAATTGAAAGAATCTCAGAATAAAATCCTCCAAAAAACCCAAGTGATATCTTCAGGGATCAAGCCACATGGTTCAGTTAGTGGCTCCCATATGGATGACAGGAGGGCTACACCATTCTTGACTGGTGAAAGAATAGAAAACCGATTAAAGAAGCCAACAACATTTATTTGCAAGTTGAA ATTCCGGGATGAATTACCAGATTCAACATCTCAACCGAAACTTATGTCTATAAGGAGAGATAAAGATCG AGCTGTTAAATATGCCGTCACATCACTGGAAAAGGTGCATAAGCCTCAATTGCATGTTGAGCTAGACCTTGGGATACCGCTTGACCTACTAGATCTCAGTGTATACAA TGCTCCCAAGGATGAAATGCTACATGTTGCTCCTGAAGACGAGAAATTATTGCAAGAGGATGTTACAGTAACACCAATTAAAAATGATGGGTTAAAGAGAAAGGAACGTCCCACGGATAAAGGGATGTCTTGGCTGGTGAAGACTCAATACATATCTCCTCTTAGCACGGATGCAACAAGACAG TCTTTGACTGAAAAACAAGCAAAAGAACTTCGGGAAAAACGCGGAAACGCCCTTCTGGACAACCTCAATAGTAG GGAAAAGAAAATTAAGGACATCAAGGCTTCATTCGATGCTTGCAAGACGCTTCCTGTTCATGCAACCAACAAAAACCTTCACCCTGTTGAGATTTTGCCATTATTTCCTGATTTTGAACG GTGGGAAGATCAATTTGTTGTTGCAACCTTTGACGGTCCTCCTACTGTGGATTCGGAAAGCTACAACAAAATGGACAAATCTGTTAGGGATGCGCATGAATCTCAG GCTGTCATGAAAAGTTATGTGGCAAGTACCTCGGATTCAGCTAAACCTGACAAGTTTTTGGCTTACATGGTTCCTTCGGTTGGTGAG TTATcaaaggatatttatgatgatggtGAAGATGTCTCTTACACGTGGGTTCGCGAGTATCACTGGGAT GTTCGAGGCGAGGATGCTGATGATCCTACAAATTTCCTCGTGTCATTTGGGGAATCAGAGGCTCGCTACATG CCTTTGCCAACAAAACTCATGTTAAGGAAAAAGAGAGCCCGGGAAGGAAAAACAGGTGATGAGGTTGAACATTTCCCGGTTCCTGCAAGTATCACAGTGAGGCAAAGACCAAATGTTTCAGTTGAGATGAAGGAATCCGAG ATTTATGTTGGCTCTAAAGGGAGAAGTTCAAATGCTAGACATGATAGTAGAATGGACATGGAAGATGATGTCATTCAACATCATAATGGCATGGATGTTGATGATGATATGGACCAATATAGTGGAGCTGAATACGATGTTTCCGATTAA
- the LOC139839477 gene encoding uncharacterized protein — MLAKGRQYVKRNELVAEPALATGGTRHWVYQIVYLRSNCQKGRCTSSCEAARNSALAVIRFLRWHPLMNCNGNSAAANFDGKWRAGRPRGVRGGCRVATLGRIRVGSWNIGTLTGKRIELVDTFRKSNVDIVCVQETRWKGEEAIEIEDYKLWYSGSRIARNGVGIFLGKLHIDNVVDVGRFSDRIMSVSLIIKEETFTVISAYAPHAGLGDAEKKSFWELLDEVVRGCPADHRLIIGGDLNGHIGAETEGYEGAHGGFGFGPRNEEGRSILEFAIAHELVVANSFFKKRDAQLATFHSGDRSTQIDFLLLRKGELRTCRDCKVLPALTCSSQHRLLVMDLVTKGRVGRRARVVQPRILWKNLYGANAETFRANVVERLSVEGDNVAPTEADQLWNRMTSTIRDVAKETLGMATGTSRAHKSRRESWWLSDDVQTKVALKQARFRELITLGEGIAKARERRSRDLGNIKYIKDVAGQSIVREDLIRKRWEDYFASLFGRGRPERNGESHEVREFQNNCFCTMINEEEVRLAIRKMGRNKAVGPDQIPIEAWKCLGGDGVRLLTNLFNTTFRSANMPME; from the exons ATGTTAGCGAAGGGCAGACAATATGTCAAAAGGAACGAATTAGTGGCAGAGCCGGCCCTGGCCACGGGCGGCACGAGGCACTGG GTATATCAAATAGTTTACCTCCGTTCAAATTGTCAAAAAGGGCGTTGCACGTCTTCGTGTGAGGCTGCACGCAACTCAGCGCTAGCTGTTATCCGTTTCCTGAGGTGGCACCCTCTGATGAATTGTAACGGAAATAGTGCAGCGGCAAATTTTGATGGCAAATGGC GGGCGGGTAGGCCTAGAGGGGTTAGAGGTGGTTGTAGGGTAGCCACCCTTGGTAGGATTAGAGTGGGTAGCTGGAATATAGGAACCTTGACTGGTAAGAGGATTGAGCTCGTTGATACCTTTCGTAAGAGTAATGTAGACATTGTGTGtgttcaagagactagatggaagggtgAAGAGGCGATAGAGATTGAGGACTATAAGTTGTGGTACTCGGGTTCTAGGATAGCACGGAACGGGGTAGGTATCTTTTTAGGTAAACTACATATAGATAACGTCGTTGACGTGGGCAGgtttagcgataggattatgtcggttagttTAATTATTAAGGAGGAGACTTTCACGGTCATTAGTGCATACGCACCTCATGCGGGTTTAGGTGATGCCGAAAAGAAGAGTTTCTGGGAATTGTTAGATGAGGTGGTGAGGGGGTGCCCAGCGGACCATCGACTGATTATAGGTGGTGATCTGAATGGACATATAGGAGCGGAGACAGAAGGTTATGAGGGAGCCCATGGGGGCTTTGGGTTTGGTCCTAGAAATGAAGAGGGGCGCTCAATTCTTGAGTTTGCCATTGCCCACGAGTTGGTGGTAGCAAACTCTTTCTTCAAGAAGAGGGATGCTCAGTTAGCCACATTCCATAGCGGGGATCGTAGCACCCAGATTGACTTTTTGCTTCTTCGTAAAGGGGAACTTAGGACCTGTAGGGACTGTAAGGTCCTTCCAGCTTTGACGTGCTCCTCCCAGCACAGATTGCTGGTCATGGACCTAGTCACTAAGGGTAGAGTTGGCAGGAGGGCTAGGGTTGTACAACCTAGAATCCTTTGGAAGAACCTCTATGGAGCGAATGCGGAGACTTTTAGAGCGAATGTTGTTGAGAGATTGAGTGTAGAAGGGGATAACGTTGCCCCTACAGAAGCAGACCAGTTATGGAATCGCATGACATCCACTATCAGAGATGTGGCAAAAGAGACCTTAGGAATGGCTACAGGGACATCGAGAGCCCATAAGAGTAGAAGAGAGTCGTGGTGGCTTAGTGACGATGTCCAAACGAAAGTCGCTTTAAAGCAGgcgaggtttagggagctcattactCTTGGAGAAGG gatagccaaagctagggagcgaagaAGCAGGGACTTAGGTAACATCAAATATATCAAGGATGTAGCGGGTCAAAGTATAGTAAGAGAAGATcttattaggaaaagatgggaagatTATTTTGCATCTCTTTTCGGTAGGGGAAGACCAGAGCGGAACGGTGAATCCCACGAGGTTCGGGAGTTTCAAAACAACTGTTTCTGCACGATGATTAACGAGGAGGAAGTTAGATTGGCCatacgaaagatggggagaaacaaagcagtaggaccgGATCAAATTCCGATTGAGGCGTGGAAGTGCCTAGGAGGCGATGGGGTTAGATTgttgacaaaccttttcaacacgACGTTTAGAAGCGCAAATATGCCTATGGAATGA